From the Amycolatopsis thermoflava N1165 genome, one window contains:
- a CDS encoding ABC transporter permease codes for MLAFALRRLLVSVPILILSTFVVFVMVSLSANPLSNLITRNPPPPPQTIAAETHRLHLDQPLMERYWNWITGIFRGDFGPSVNSTMDIGSEVISRFGVTFRLIFLAMVIALILAIVVGAVSAVKQYSKLDYTATFFGFLFLSMPAFWLAVLLKQAGININNTVGDQVFYTIGASSIYVQGGFWAHLGDVLGHMILPTISLALISYASWSRFQRGSMLEVLNSDYVRLARAKGLSRGVVMRRHALRNALIPLTTVTALDLASIISGAVVTEKVFQWQGAGTFLLDAIAQSDVYAVEAWLLISATFVILFNLVADLLYGVLDPRIRHA; via the coding sequence ATGCTCGCCTTCGCATTGCGCCGGCTGCTCGTGTCGGTGCCGATCCTCATCTTGTCGACGTTCGTCGTCTTCGTGATGGTGTCGCTGTCGGCCAACCCGCTCAGCAACCTCATCACCCGAAATCCGCCACCGCCACCGCAGACCATCGCCGCCGAGACCCACCGGCTGCACCTGGACCAGCCGCTGATGGAGCGATACTGGAACTGGATCACCGGCATCTTCCGCGGCGACTTCGGCCCGTCCGTCAACTCGACGATGGACATCGGGTCGGAGGTCATCTCCCGCTTCGGCGTCACGTTCCGCCTGATCTTCCTCGCGATGGTCATCGCGCTGATCCTGGCGATCGTCGTCGGCGCCGTCAGCGCCGTGAAGCAGTACTCCAAGCTGGACTACACGGCGACCTTCTTCGGCTTCCTCTTCCTGTCGATGCCCGCGTTCTGGCTCGCGGTGCTCCTGAAGCAGGCCGGCATCAACATCAACAACACCGTCGGCGACCAGGTCTTCTACACGATCGGCGCGAGTTCGATCTACGTGCAGGGCGGCTTCTGGGCGCACCTCGGCGACGTGCTGGGGCACATGATCCTGCCGACCATCTCGCTGGCGCTGATCTCCTACGCCTCCTGGAGCCGCTTCCAGCGCGGGTCGATGCTCGAGGTGCTCAACAGCGACTACGTGCGGCTCGCCCGCGCCAAGGGCCTGTCCCGCGGCGTCGTGATGCGGCGGCACGCGCTGCGCAACGCCCTCATCCCGCTCACCACCGTCACCGCGCTGGACCTGGCGTCCATCATCTCCGGCGCCGTGGTGACCGAGAAGGTGTTCCAGTGGCAGGGCGCGGGTACCTTCCTGCTCGACGCCATCGCGCAGAGCGACGTGTACGCCGTCGAGGCCTGGCTGCTGATCTCGGCGACCTTCGTCATCCTGTTCAACCTTGTCGCCGACCTGCTGTACGGCGTGCTCGACCCGAGGATCCGCCATGCCTGA